Proteins encoded together in one uncultured Desulfosarcina sp. window:
- a CDS encoding ABC transporter ATP-binding protein, with protein MSSIDIRELVKQWGAVTAVDKVSLTVPEGSLTVLLGPSGCGKSTILRLIAGLEKITSGSIFIGGKEVTRMDPAARGVSMVFQSYALFPHLNVRENILFGLKVRGISPTERNARLDKAARMVGLADLLDRKPAQLSGGQRQRVALARSIVSRRRVCLMDEPLSNLDAKLRAEMRDEIRTLQQKLGLTMIYVTHDQVEAMTMADQVVLLKQGRVEQTGPPHELYERPRTTFAAQFLGSPPMNLLNVALIEERGALAEACDGAPAADGLDEGFIGVRPEDVQVGPSGLPVSISSVDYLGAETVLRMTHNGQTLFARIDGRRGYRPEEAIHIRWSAEAIHRFGVDEVRIDD; from the coding sequence ATGAGCAGCATCGACATCCGGGAACTGGTCAAGCAATGGGGCGCTGTCACGGCCGTAGACAAGGTGTCGCTGACGGTTCCCGAAGGCAGCCTGACCGTATTGCTGGGGCCCTCCGGCTGCGGGAAATCAACGATATTGCGGCTGATCGCCGGCCTGGAGAAAATCACCTCCGGTTCCATTTTCATCGGAGGCAAAGAGGTGACCCGCATGGACCCGGCAGCACGCGGTGTGTCCATGGTGTTTCAGTCCTATGCCCTGTTTCCCCATCTCAATGTCCGCGAGAACATTCTGTTCGGGTTGAAGGTCAGGGGCATTTCTCCGACCGAGCGAAATGCCAGGTTGGATAAGGCCGCACGCATGGTGGGATTGGCCGACCTGCTGGATCGCAAGCCGGCCCAGCTTTCCGGAGGACAGCGCCAGCGCGTGGCTCTGGCCCGTTCCATTGTATCCCGGCGACGGGTCTGCCTGATGGACGAACCGCTCTCCAACCTGGATGCCAAACTCAGGGCGGAAATGCGCGACGAAATCCGTACGCTGCAGCAAAAGCTCGGATTGACCATGATATATGTCACCCACGACCAGGTGGAAGCGATGACCATGGCCGACCAGGTGGTGCTGCTCAAACAGGGCCGGGTCGAGCAGACGGGGCCGCCCCACGAACTCTACGAACGGCCGCGCACGACCTTTGCCGCCCAATTTCTGGGGTCGCCCCCGATGAACCTGCTGAACGTCGCGCTGATCGAGGAACGTGGCGCGTTGGCCGAAGCTTGCGACGGCGCCCCGGCGGCCGATGGCCTGGATGAGGGATTCATCGGCGTGCGTCCCGAAGATGTGCAGGTGGGACCGAGCGGTCTTCCCGTGAGCATCTCTTCTGTTGATTATTTAGGAGCAGAAACGGTGCTGCGCATGACCCATAACGGCCAGACCTTGTTCGCCCGAATCGATGGGCGCAGGGGCTATCGTCCCGAGGAAGCGATTCATATCCGTTGGTCCGCAGAGGCCATCCACCGTTTTGGCGTCGATGAAGTTCGCATCGACGATTAA
- a CDS encoding ABC transporter substrate-binding protein: MRKKWKFFGIAIMATMFFMAAVTTGMATELTMYYPVAVGGPLTKIVDGFVADFMKENPDITVKAIYAGNYNDARIKALAALKSGQPAQLSVMFSIDIYELIEQDAIVAFDDVVETAEEKAWLDSFYPTLMENGRTAGKTWGIPFQRSTIVMYYNKDAFKAAGLDPDKPPATWDEMAAMGKKLTKPDGSQWGVMIPSTGYPYWMFGALSMQNGQVLMNGDGNTTYYDDPAVIGALQFWKDLGSKYGVMPKGTIEWGTLRQNFLEGKTAIMWHSTGNLTAVKKNAAFDFGVAMLPASKRRGTPTGGGNFYIFKKTTPEERKAAMRLIKFMTSPQRSAEWSMETGYMGVSPAAYETDALKQYVKGFPYAAVARDQLQYATAELSTYQTGRVRKLLDDAIQAALTESKTPEAALKEAQQQADRLLKQYR, encoded by the coding sequence ATGCGTAAAAAATGGAAATTTTTCGGTATTGCGATAATGGCGACGATGTTTTTCATGGCTGCCGTCACGACCGGCATGGCCACGGAGCTGACCATGTATTACCCCGTGGCCGTCGGCGGGCCGCTGACCAAGATCGTCGATGGGTTTGTCGCCGATTTTATGAAAGAGAATCCGGATATCACCGTCAAGGCGATCTATGCCGGCAACTACAACGATGCCCGTATCAAGGCGCTGGCGGCGTTGAAGAGCGGACAACCGGCCCAACTGTCGGTAATGTTTTCCATCGATATCTACGAACTGATCGAGCAGGATGCCATCGTCGCCTTCGACGACGTGGTGGAAACCGCCGAAGAGAAGGCCTGGCTGGATTCGTTTTATCCCACCCTCATGGAAAACGGCCGCACGGCCGGCAAGACCTGGGGCATTCCGTTCCAGCGCTCCACGATCGTGATGTACTACAACAAGGATGCCTTTAAGGCGGCCGGGTTGGATCCGGACAAGCCGCCGGCCACCTGGGACGAAATGGCGGCCATGGGCAAAAAGCTCACCAAACCCGACGGCTCCCAGTGGGGCGTGATGATTCCCTCCACCGGCTATCCTTACTGGATGTTTGGCGCGCTTTCCATGCAAAACGGCCAGGTGCTGATGAACGGAGACGGCAACACCACCTATTACGACGATCCCGCGGTGATCGGCGCCCTGCAGTTCTGGAAGGATCTGGGAAGCAAGTACGGGGTCATGCCCAAGGGGACCATCGAATGGGGTACCCTGCGGCAGAATTTTCTCGAAGGCAAAACCGCAATTATGTGGCACTCCACCGGCAATCTGACGGCCGTGAAAAAGAACGCCGCGTTCGACTTCGGTGTCGCCATGCTGCCGGCCAGCAAGCGTCGCGGGACACCCACCGGCGGCGGCAACTTCTATATTTTCAAGAAGACGACGCCGGAAGAACGCAAGGCTGCCATGCGGCTGATCAAATTCATGACCAGCCCGCAGCGTTCCGCCGAGTGGTCCATGGAAACCGGCTACATGGGCGTCAGCCCGGCGGCCTACGAAACCGATGCCCTGAAGCAATATGTCAAGGGGTTCCCCTATGCGGCGGTGGCCCGGGACCAGCTCCAATACGCCACGGCGGAGCTTTCCACCTATCAGACCGGCCGGGTGCGCAAGCTGCTGGATGATGCCATCCAGGCGGCATTGACCGAATCGAAGACGCCCGAAGCGGCCCTGAAGGAAGCCCAGCAACAGGCCGACCGGTTGCTGAAACAATATCGTTGA